The following proteins are encoded in a genomic region of Parachlamydiales bacterium:
- the pseB gene encoding UDP-N-acetylglucosamine 4,6-dehydratase (inverting), translating into MSNYEFLRDKSILITGGTGSLGRQLAKILLTEANPLKVIVFSRDEWKQSEMRASEPLFNHKAMRYFLGDVRDPQRLVRAFNEVDYVIHAAALKQVPAAEYNPTEFVRTNIDGAVNVINAAIDCRVRAVMALSTDKAVNPVNLYGATKLCSDKLFVAGNSYVGRQMEPKLSVVRYGNVLGSRGSIIPLWQKMVADGATSLPITDMRMTRFWISIEQAAHFVLNCFKYLVGGEIFVPKIPSMRIVDLAQTIAPKLPHDIIGVRPGEKLHEVMITPENAPNTLDCGDYYAILPATRANDNEYIKRFQKGKETQWVPEGFNYASNTNDKWLNVESLRKLIH; encoded by the coding sequence ATGTCAAATTATGAATTCTTAAGGGATAAATCCATCCTAATCACGGGAGGAACAGGAAGTTTAGGACGGCAGCTCGCAAAAATCCTTCTTACCGAAGCAAATCCCCTTAAGGTAATTGTTTTTAGCAGGGATGAATGGAAGCAATCCGAGATGCGCGCAAGCGAGCCTCTCTTCAACCATAAAGCGATGCGCTATTTTCTAGGCGACGTACGTGATCCGCAACGGCTTGTCCGTGCCTTCAATGAAGTGGACTACGTGATACACGCCGCAGCTTTGAAGCAAGTTCCTGCGGCAGAGTATAATCCCACGGAATTCGTTAGAACGAATATCGACGGGGCAGTAAATGTGATCAATGCGGCTATAGACTGCCGCGTACGTGCTGTGATGGCCCTTTCCACAGATAAGGCCGTCAACCCTGTTAACCTTTATGGAGCGACAAAGTTATGCTCCGATAAGCTTTTCGTCGCGGGCAACTCCTATGTCGGCCGTCAAATGGAACCAAAGCTAAGCGTTGTACGCTATGGTAATGTGTTAGGAAGCCGCGGAAGCATTATCCCTCTCTGGCAAAAAATGGTGGCAGACGGGGCAACCAGCCTACCTATCACAGATATGCGGATGACCCGTTTTTGGATCTCCATAGAGCAGGCAGCGCATTTCGTGTTGAATTGCTTTAAATACCTTGTGGGCGGAGAAATCTTCGTCCCGAAAATTCCAAGCATGCGTATTGTGGATCTTGCACAGACTATTGCGCCTAAGCTGCCTCATGACATCATTGGGGTACGTCCAGGTGAGAAACTCCATGAAGTGATGATCACCCCCGAAAACGCCCCTAATACGCTCGATTGCGGGGACTATTATGCCATTTTACCTGCCACCCGCGCTAATGATAATGAATATATTAAAAGATTTCAGAAAGGTAAAGAGACCCAGTGGGTACCTGAAGGATTTAATTATGCTTCCAATACCAATGATAAGTGGTTGAATGTGGAATCTTTGCGCAAACTTATCCATTGA
- a CDS encoding glutamyl-tRNA reductase: protein MRVGVLGINHKLASLSLREAIAAACNKYFGSEKIVHAGHAFLLLSTCNRTEVYFASEDPAQAHSYILSLLREEVESDFEQKIYSFFGYDCFYHLTRVTAGLDSAILAETEIQGQVKLSYEHATGKSSLPPELHFVFQKSLQIAKQARHTLLNQFSNTSLEQLMWRLCTEQFKESPKILFIGASQVNVKALNYIKRREYGELWICNRTDSKAQEIASQSEISYLPWEERHMWSHSDVVCCATKSPTPLIQGRTPGIATRLFFDLSVPRNIAPEMAELGLLFDIDQLQAMVRKQQSHLGNAVIQAEKLVGNATLCHLKNWQRRDHVRRQLAYA from the coding sequence ATGCGTGTTGGCGTACTCGGCATTAACCATAAGTTAGCATCCCTAAGCTTGCGCGAAGCTATTGCAGCAGCGTGTAATAAGTATTTCGGATCAGAGAAGATCGTGCATGCCGGACATGCTTTCCTGTTATTATCTACCTGCAACCGCACGGAAGTTTATTTTGCTTCGGAAGATCCGGCCCAAGCACACTCCTATATTTTATCCCTTTTACGGGAAGAAGTAGAAAGCGACTTCGAGCAGAAAATCTACTCTTTCTTCGGTTATGACTGTTTCTATCATCTAACGCGGGTTACAGCGGGATTGGATAGCGCCATACTTGCGGAAACTGAGATCCAGGGCCAAGTGAAGTTGAGTTATGAGCATGCTACAGGAAAATCCTCTCTGCCGCCTGAACTCCATTTTGTTTTCCAAAAGTCGCTGCAAATCGCAAAACAAGCGCGTCATACGCTGCTGAACCAATTTTCAAATACTTCATTAGAACAATTGATGTGGCGACTTTGCACTGAACAATTTAAAGAAAGTCCCAAAATCCTATTCATCGGTGCATCCCAAGTAAACGTCAAGGCGTTAAACTATATTAAACGCAGAGAATATGGCGAGTTATGGATTTGCAACCGCACCGACAGCAAAGCACAGGAAATTGCTTCCCAATCTGAAATTTCTTATCTCCCTTGGGAAGAACGTCATATGTGGAGTCATTCTGATGTCGTTTGCTGTGCCACTAAGTCCCCTACTCCCCTTATCCAGGGCAGAACTCCAGGGATTGCAACACGTCTTTTCTTTGATTTGTCCGTTCCTAGAAATATTGCACCCGAGATGGCAGAATTAGGATTACTCTTTGATATTGATCAGTTGCAAGCAATGGTCCGAAAACAGCAATCGCATCTTGGAAACGCAGTCATACAAGCAGAGAAGCTTGTCGGCAATGCTACCCTCTGCCATTTAAAGAATTGGCAGCGCCGCGATCATGTGCGTCGCCAGCTTGCCTATGCATAA
- the asnS gene encoding asparagine--tRNA ligase, giving the protein MRTRIVDLKNPRKPLEELIGKTITVKGWVRTVRNQKTFSFVEMNDGSTLTNFQVIAEPTMAHYDSLIASLSTGTSIAVTGQIVESPGKNQALELKADKIEILGKCDPESYPLQKKRHTFEFLRSIAHLRPRTNTLGAVARVRNALAFATHKFFQERGFLYIHTPIITGADCEGAGEMFRVTTLDLEKLPRGEDGKVDSSQDFFGKPTFLTVSGQLNGEIYASALSDIYTFGPTFRAENSNTSRHLAEFWMIEPEMAFAELEDNMECAEAYIKYLINYVMQHNAEDMHFFDKYVSHGLVERLTLVQKTPFEHATYTYAVRILEKSGKTFQYPVKWGIDLQTEHERFLTEEHFGKPVIITDYPKDIKAFYMRMNEDNKTVRAMDVLVPRVGEIIGGSQREERLDYLKERMHDLKMHEEDYWWYLELRKYGSIPHSGFGAGFERLVQFITGMDNIRDVIPFPRYPGNADF; this is encoded by the coding sequence ATGCGTACAAGAATTGTTGATTTAAAAAACCCTAGAAAGCCCCTAGAAGAACTTATAGGTAAGACAATCACTGTCAAAGGCTGGGTCCGCACCGTCCGTAATCAGAAAACTTTCAGCTTTGTGGAGATGAACGACGGCTCCACTTTAACCAACTTCCAAGTCATTGCCGAACCTACAATGGCGCACTACGACAGCCTCATCGCAAGCTTGTCGACAGGAACTTCCATTGCCGTCACAGGACAAATAGTTGAAAGCCCCGGGAAAAACCAAGCTCTGGAATTAAAAGCCGATAAAATTGAGATCCTAGGCAAATGCGATCCCGAAAGCTATCCTCTCCAAAAGAAAAGACATACTTTTGAATTCCTGCGCTCTATCGCTCACCTTCGCCCAAGAACAAATACTCTTGGTGCTGTAGCACGTGTGCGCAATGCCCTTGCGTTCGCTACGCATAAGTTTTTCCAGGAGAGGGGATTCCTCTATATCCATACTCCAATCATCACAGGGGCCGACTGCGAAGGCGCCGGCGAAATGTTCCGTGTCACTACCCTCGACTTGGAAAAGCTTCCTCGTGGCGAAGATGGCAAGGTAGACTCCTCCCAAGACTTCTTTGGCAAGCCTACGTTCTTAACAGTATCCGGACAGCTCAACGGCGAGATCTATGCTTCGGCACTCTCCGATATCTATACTTTCGGACCCACCTTCCGCGCAGAAAACTCCAATACCTCTCGCCACCTGGCTGAATTTTGGATGATTGAACCTGAAATGGCTTTCGCAGAATTAGAAGACAATATGGAATGCGCAGAAGCCTATATCAAGTACCTCATCAATTATGTCATGCAGCATAATGCCGAAGATATGCACTTCTTCGACAAATATGTCTCCCATGGTCTTGTTGAAAGGTTGACGCTCGTTCAAAAGACTCCCTTCGAACACGCAACCTACACATACGCCGTCCGCATTCTCGAGAAATCAGGCAAGACTTTCCAATACCCTGTCAAATGGGGCATTGACCTGCAAACTGAGCATGAACGCTTCCTTACAGAAGAGCATTTCGGTAAGCCCGTCATTATCACCGACTATCCCAAAGATATTAAAGCCTTTTACATGCGTATGAATGAAGATAACAAAACCGTGCGTGCTATGGACGTACTCGTTCCACGCGTCGGCGAAATTATCGGCGGCAGCCAAAGGGAAGAAAGGCTGGACTATCTGAAGGAACGTATGCACGACCTTAAAATGCATGAAGAAGATTACTGGTGGTATTTGGAACTCCGTAAATATGGAAGCATTCCTCATAGCGGTTTTGGTGCAGGTTTTGAACGTCTTGTACAGTTTATTACCGGCATGGATAATATCCGCGATGTTATCCCATTCCCCCGTTATCCCGGAAATGCTGACTTTTAG